A single region of the Malus sylvestris chromosome 8, drMalSylv7.2, whole genome shotgun sequence genome encodes:
- the LOC126633044 gene encoding mannose-P-dolichol utilization defect 1 protein homolog 2-like, whose protein sequence is MKVLGIDFSCALGALGDGHFPDKDCLLPLISKLLGYAIVAASTTVKLPQIIKILQNGSVRGLSIISFELEVVGYTIALAYCLHKGLPFSAYGELAFLLIQALILIAIIYYYSRPMSTRTMITALLYCAVAPTILAGQIDPVLFEALYASQHAIFLGAKIPQIWANFSNKSTGQLSFLTNLMNFAGSMVRVFTSIQEQAPKSVLLGSVIGIATNFTLLSQILMYQKQKPRAGKGKKTE, encoded by the exons ATGAAGGTCCTAGGAATCGATTTCAGCTGCGCCTTGGGGGCCCTCGGCGACGGCCACTTCCCCGACAAAGATTGCTTGCTGCCCCTTATTTCCAAGCTCCTCGGCTACGCCATCGTCGCCGCTTCCACCACCGTCAAACTCCCTCAG ATAATAAAAATTTTGCAAAATGGAAGTGTCAGAGGTCTTAGTATTATCTCTTTTGAGCTTGAAGTAGTTGGTTACACCATTGCTCTGGCGTATTGCCTTCATAAAGGGCTGCCGTTCTCAGCTTATGGGGAATTGGCCTTTCTTTTGATCCAAG CTCTCATATTGATTGCCATTATCTATTATTACTCCCGACCTATGAGTACCAGAACAATGATCACGGCATTACT ATATTGTGCTGTAGCACCAACCATACTAGCTGGCCAGATTGATCCTGTTCTCTTTGAGGCTCTATAT GCATCCCAGCATGCAATCTTTCTCGGTGCCAAGATCCCACAGATATGGGCGAACTTCTCT AATAAAAGTACAGGGCAGCTGAGCTTCTTAACGAACTTAATGAATTTTGCAGGTTCCATGG TGAGAGTTTTCACCAGCATCCAAGAACAAGCACCCAAAAGTG TTCTGTTGGGCTCTGTGATTGGCATCGCAACGAATTTCACCCTCCTGAGTCAGATACTGATGTACCAAAAGCAAAAGCCGCGTGCTGGGAAGGGAAAGAAAACGGAGTAG
- the LOC126633043 gene encoding uncharacterized protein LOC126633043 — translation MYERAKTAVRTHEGQTESFPITVGLHQGSSLSPYLFALVMDELTRHIQDDIPWCMLFADDIMLMDETQEGVNAKLNLWREVLESKGLRLSRSKTEYMECKFSANGGQNELGVRIGDQEIPKSDRFRYLGSILQKNGELDGDLNHRIQAGWMKWKSASGVLCDRRMPLKLKGKFYRTAIRPAMLYGTECWAVKHQHVHKMGVAEMRMLRWMCGHTRKDKIRNEDIRGKVGVAEIEGKMRENRLRWFGHVQRRPTDVPIRRCDYGTEVQGRRGRGRPRKTLEETLRKDLNTWI, via the coding sequence atgtatgaaagagcaaagactgccgtaagaactcatgaaggacaaaccgaaagctttcccataactgtaggattacatcaaggctcatccttaagtccttacctttttgcgttggtaatggatgagttaacacgacatattcaagatgatattccttggtgtatgcttttcgcagacgatataatgttgatggatgaaactcaggaaggggtaaatgcaaagcttaacctttggagagaagtgttggaatctaaaggtcttcgcctaagccgatcaaagacagaatatatggagtgcaagttcagtgcaaatggaggccaaaacgagttaggggtgaggatcggagatcaagaaataccaaagagcgaccgttttcgttacctaggatctatcttgcaaaagaacggagaattagatggagatctcaaccatagaatacaagctggatggatgaagtggaagagtgcatccggcgtgttgtgtgaccgccgtatgccactgaagctcaagggaaaattttataggacggcaataaggccggcgatgctgtatggcacagaatgttgggcggtgaaacatcaacacgtacacaaaatgggtgtagcggagatgaggatgcttcgttggatgtgtgggcacacgagaaaggataagattaggaatgaggatatccggggtaaagtaggagtagctgaaattgaaggaaagatgagagaaaatcggttacggtggtttggacatgtgcaaagaaggcctactgatgttccgattagaagatgcgactatgggacagaggttcagggccgaaggggtagaggaagacctaggaaaactttggaagagactctaagaaaagacttaaa
- the LOC126631307 gene encoding uncharacterized protein LOC126631307 has translation MEGYGKREGRQSLSLTRFNLTRLGTVSKNCRRFHLSTPTIRVYRCFVVHDSVDPHLSNFLSSFDRFLIQRGNSKIHIFSLRLCRVFSANATARGFDEELYQIFSWIYNVVRCNVEVLEFELVEAGYIQDYEGALLEFPSCVFSCRSLRSLRLSLRYGIIKSPLSSPSSNNIVFLRLNFVTLEEGFCKWISCCCKCIKDIRLESVKGIENITIESSLESFEVSGVGLLYLKVFGEELERISIDWSHNSPNDRLFVMSAPNLKYLSWIGNVMNNNLNFGELLRLEKVKLSHRFGVYDLDSAFKFLYSIRRVKFLILDEATMKVLFRGLVPGPLHDVTFLRIEFEELIEDDIIPTLVSLFKAVPNLNTLHIRRKFFRYQETHSSLFSKSYWELQNLAFVSQLKQVTMDLTYESNGIELAKYSCDDHPNLKRILTESTIASKATVVQDDIKWLHSCYLCGLRWFECSLGFRCNVNSRGLRMNSLAAFD, from the exons ATGGAAGGGTATGGAAaaagggagggcagacaatccttgtccctaaCAAGGTTCA ACCTCACTCGTCTTGGGACCGTGTCCAAAAATTGCAGAAGATTTCATTTATCAACTCCAACAATAAGAGTTTATCGTTGTTTTGTTGTGCATGATTCTGTTGATCCGCATCTGTCAAATTTTTTGAGTTCTTTTGATAGATTCTTGATTCAGCGTGGGAATAGTAAGATACACATCTTTTCTCTTAGGTTGTGCCGTGTCTTCTCTGCCAATGCCACAGCACGGGGTTTTGATGAAGAGCTCTATCAAATATTTTCGTGGATTTATAACGTGGTAAGATGTAATGTTGAAGTACTTGAATTTGAGTTGGTCGAAGCAGGTTACATACAAGATTACGAGGGGGCACTGTTAGAATTTCCTTCTTGCGTATTTTCTTGTCGTTCTTTGAGGTCTCTACGTCTGAGTTTAAGGTACGGCATTATTAAATCACCATTATCCTCTCCCTCCTCTAATAATATTGTGTTCTTGAGATTGAACTTTGTTACTTTAGAGGAAGGTTTTTGCAAATGGATCTCATGTTGTTGCAAATGCATTAAGGATATCCGGCTTGAAAGTGTTAAGGGGATAGAAAATATCACCATTGAGAGTTCTTTGGAATCATTTGAGGTTTCTGGTGTGGGCCTCCTCTATCTAAAAGTTTTTGGTGAGGAACTTGAACGTATTAGCATTGACTGGTCACATAATTCCCCTAATGACAGATTATTTGTTATGTCTGCTCCAAATCTTAAGTACTTGAGTTGGATAGGGAATGTGATGAATAACAATCTGAATTTTGGGGAACTCTTGCGTTTAGAGAAAGTTAAGCTCTCTCATCGATTTGGCGTGTATGACTTGGACAGTGCATTCAAGTTCCTTTACAGTATACGCAGGGTTAAATTTCTAATTCTGGACGAAGCGACCATGAAG GTTCTGTTTAGAGGTCTTGTGCCAGGACCATTGCATGACGTTACATTTCTGCGTATAGAATTTGAAGAACTCATTGAAGATGACATAATCCCGACACTGGTCTCTCTTTTTAAAGCAGTGCCAAACTTAAATACTTTGCATATAAGGAGAAAATTCTTTCGCTACCAAGAAACTCAT TCATCTTTGTTTAGTAAGAGTTATTGGGAACTCCAGAACCTTGCTTTTGTTTCTCAACTTAAGCAGGTTACTATGGATCTTACTTACGAGTCGAATGGGATTGAGTTAGCAAAGTATTCATGTGatgatcatccaaatttgaaGCGAATCTTGACTGAAAGCACGATTGCTTCCAAAGCTACAGTTGTTCAGGATGACATAAAATGGCTCCATAGTTGTTATCTTTGTGGGCTTAGATGGTTTGAATGCAGCCTTGGCTTTAGATGCAATGTCAACTCTCGCGGTTTACGCATGAACTCTCTCGCAGcatttgattga
- the LOC126633035 gene encoding uncharacterized protein LOC126633035 gives MESGLPMLNCLLQHTLRSLCSCSDSSSNSSKWVYAVFWRILPRNYPPPKWDYGGSALDRSKGNRRNWILVWEDGFCDFYECEQAGSGYIKGRFGADIFFKMSHEVYNYGEGLLGKVAADNSHRWIFRDTANEGDPNFISSWNASTEPQPRAWEFQFQSGIQTIAIISVREGIIQLGSFDKVLEDLNLVISIQRKFSYLQSIPGVFAMQRPYLPIQHPYIFKPNPQMIGTQDLTALSVYEKHQLTGVKRLFSEVPDDSQIKSINLGWNTPQNGLAGSPPWPIAPLLPSISCSLGALLSKLPSVNIPSYNAAEAHDMLMSNNRNNCADQMQKVNGGIMKIESSCHLDVAHEEKHSSINPNLGLENGGGVDLDSDRYENKRLRT, from the exons ATGGAAAGTGGACTTCCCATGCTTAATTGTCTCTTGCAGCACACGCTGAGGAGCCTCTGTTCATGTTCAGATTCTTCTTCCAATTCCTCCAAGTGGGTTTATGCTGTCTTCTGGAGAATCTTGCCTCGGAACTATCCTCCTCCAAA GTGGGATTATGGAGGGAGTGCTCTTGATCGATCCAAGGGAAACAGAAGGAACTG GATTCTTGTTTGGGAAGATGGGTTCTGTGATTTCTATGAATGTGAGCAAGCAGGAAGTGGGTACATTAAGGGGAGGTTTGGAGCTGACATCTTCTTCAAAATGTCACATGAAGTATATAATTATGGAGAAGG ATTGCTTGGGAAAGTTGCAGCAGATAATAGTCACAGATGGATTTTCAGAGATACCGCAAATGAAGGTGATCCTAACTTCATTTCCTCTTGGAATGCATCCACTGAACCG CAACCAAGGGCATGGGAGTTTCAATTCCAATCAGGCATACAG ACAATTGCCATCATTTCTGTTAGAGAAGGCATAATTCAACTTGGTTCATTCGACAAG GTATTGGAGGATCTCAATTTGGTGATCAGTATACAGAGGAAATTCAGCTACCTTCAGAGCATACCAGGGGTTTTTGCCATGCAAAGACCGTACCTACCAATCCAACATCCCTACATCTTCAAACCAAATCCTCAGATGATTGGAACTCAAGATCTAACAGCTTTATCAGTCTACGAAAAGCACCAACTGACCGGTGTGAAAAGATTGTTCAGTGAAGTTCCTGATGATTCCCAAATCAAGTCCATAAACTTAGGCTGGAACACACCACAAAATGGATTAGCAGGATCACCACCTTGGCCAATTGCTCCTCTTCTGCCCTCTATTTCTTGCAGCCTTGGAGCTCTCCTATCGAAGCTGCCTTCGGTTAATATTCCATCGTATAATGCTGCTGAAGCCCATGACATGCTTATGAGCAACAACAGGAACAATTGTGCAGATCAGATGCAGAAGGTTAATGGTGGCATTATGAAAATAGAGTCATCCTGTCATTTAGATGTAGCTCATGAAGAAAAGCACAGTTCCATAAACCCTAATTTGGGTTTGGAAAATGGAGGAGGGGTAGACTTAGATTCGGACCGGTACGAAAACAAGAGACTTCGGACGTAG
- the LOC126633033 gene encoding F-box protein At1g47056-like codes for MGQSASAAANSSRRESNNRIHRSKSKATAAISPMLQADEEGFEIVDCATDFISDLPDECLACIFQSLGSGDRKRCSLVCRRWLRIEGQSRHRLSLHAQSDLLPIIPSLFSRFDAVTKLALKCDRRCVSVGDEALVLISLRCRNLTRLKLRACRELTDAGMMSFAKNCKGLKKLSCGSCTFGAKGMNAVLDNCSALEELSVKRLRGITDGSAAEPIGPGVAAASLKTICLKELYNGQCFGPLIIGAKKLRTLKLFRCSGDWDKLLQVIAERVTSMVEIHLEKLQVSDVGLTAISNCLDLEILHLVKTPECTNVGLVSVAERCKLLRKLHIDGWKANRVGDEGLVSVAKNCANLQELVLIGVNPTKVSLEALASNCPNLERLALCGSDTVGDAEISCIAVKCVALKKLCIKGCPVSDIGLEALASGCPNMVKVKLKKCRGVTAEGADWLRASRPLLAVNLDTGETIQEAAIDTSVAAHDDSVEFPPLAIQPAFPDIASSSAGRPTFKSRLGLLTGRGFVACTLRRWASNRNNS; via the coding sequence ATGGGCCAGTCAGCTTCGGCGGCCGCCAATTCAAGCCGCCGTGAGAGCAACAACCGCATCCATCGATCCAAGTCCAAAGCAACGGCCGCGATCTCCCCGATGCTGCAGGCCGACGAGGAAGGCTTTGAGATCGTCGACTGTGCCACCGATTTCATCTCCGATCTTCCCGACGAGTGCTTGGCCTGCATATTCCAGTCCCTCGGCTCCGGCGACCGGAAACGATGCTCTCTGGTCTGCCGACGGTGGCTGAGGATCGAGGGACAGAGCCGGCACCGTCTCTCCCTCCACGCGCAATCGGATCTCCTCCCTATCATCCCTTCCCTCTTCTCCCGATTCGACGCCGTCACCAAACTCGCCCTCAAATGCGACCGTAGATGCGTGAGCGTCGGCGACGAGGCGCTTGTCCTCATTTCTCTGCGATGCCGCAACCTCACGCGCCTAAAGCTCCGCGCGTGCCGCGAGTTGACCGACGCCGGGATGATGTCGTTCGCCAAAAACTGCAAAGGGTTGAAGAAGCTGTCGTGCGGGTCGTGCACGTTCGGAGCCAAAGGAATGAACGCCGTACTCGACAATTGCTCGGCTCTGGAAGAGTTATCGGTGAAGCGGCTTCGCGGCATCACCGATGGATCCGCGGCGGAGCCGATCGGGCCCGGTGTGGCTGCCGCGTCGCTCAAAACGATTTGCCTCAAAGAGCTCTACAATGGACAGTGCTTTGGTCCTCTGATAATTGGCGCGAAGAAACTGAGGACTCTGAAGCTCTTCAGGTGCTCGGGCGATTGGGACAAGCTCCTCCAAGTGATAGCTGAGCGAGTGACCTCCATGGTTGAGATCCATCTTGAAAAGCTTCAGGTTAGCGATGTAGGCCTCACCGCCATCTCCAATTGCTTGGATCTGGAGATTCTGCACCTGGTCAAGACCCCTGAGTGCACCAATGTAGGATTGGTCTCCGTCGCCGAACGCTGCAAGCTGCTAAGGAAGCTTCACATTGACGGATGGAAGGCTAATCGAGTAGGTGACGAGGGTTTGGTCTCGGTAGCAAAGAATTGCGCTAACCTTCAGGAATTGGTGCTCATTGGTGTTAATCCaacaaaagtgagcttggaggCATTAGCTTCGAATTGCCCCAATCTCGAAAGATTGGCATTGTGCGGAAGCGATACCGTGGGCGATGCCGAGATTTCGTGCATTGCTGTGAAATGCGTGGCGTTGAAGAAGCTCTGCATTAAGGGCTGTCCCGTCTCGGACATCGGCCTCGAAGCATTGGCCAGTGGTTGCCCTAACATGGTGAAAGTGAAGCTCAAGAAATGCAGAGGAGTAACAGCAGAGGGAGCCGATTGGTTGAGGGCGAGCAGGCCTTTATTGGCCGTGAATTTGGATACAGGTGAAACGATCCAAGAGGCCGCCATTGATACCTCCGTTGCGGCCCACGATGATTCCGTCGAGTTCCCGCCGTTGGCCATCCAACCGGCGTTTCCGGACATTGCCTCAAGCAGTGCTGGGCGGCCGACCTTTAAGTCAAGGTTAGGGCTTTTGACGGGGAGGGGTTTTGTGGCTTGCACTCTGAGAAGGTGGGCGTCGAATCGGAATAATAGTTAA